A genomic stretch from Mya arenaria isolate MELC-2E11 chromosome 10, ASM2691426v1 includes:
- the LOC128207017 gene encoding piggyBac transposable element-derived protein 4-like — MMAGDQHDFFAELEADSDSGSDFEGFEPEDIVAQEIQGNEPNEDPFENWSEGDRDAQPELPFAGTPGLTDGLGEGQIPLHYFQTLLPGETVDTMVEETNRYGNQQLDLRQGQLGTFSRFRKWHPTNRGEMLKFLAIVIAMGLVRQSNVTDYWSTRPVTATPFFSSTMSRDRFLLLMSFFHLNNNARYIARESPGHDPLFKLGTVYSSILYKFATTYKPHQFISVDEGMVPWRGNLAFSVYSPNKPIKYGLKAYMLCDSVSGYCLRFNLYTGRRVSLPSEHGTIYDLVMDLLRGRFGQGHVLFCDNYYSSPRLFMDLWELGVTAVGTCRKNRKGLPQQLKLKQLANKGDTYIMSTGPLSGMKYNDSNIVYILTTSYTCENVTHKQKIRPKCVVMYDKFMGGVDRSDQMVANFRLDLKVLKWWKKVFFHILGLTVLNSYIKYKGNVRNPMTHKQFRERLVEELVELGNICNTIPAPLPGRPKSQPLDRLTARNHFPRKLAGINPSARRCIVCNPAVREILASRGEKRKRPGHETVYFCPHCDVFLCVVPCFEIYHTNQDYILAYKRQYSEE; from the exons ATGATGGCAGGAGATCAACATGATTTTTTCGCCGAGTTAGAGGCTGATTCTGACTCGGGCAGCGATTTCGAAGGTTTTGAGCCAGAAGATATTGTTGCCCAGGAAATCCAg GGTAATGAACCCAATGAGGACCCTTTCGAGAACTGGTCCGAGGGGGATCGGGATGCCCAGCCAGAATTACCATTTGCTGGGACTCCGGGCCTGACTGATGGACTTGGGGAGGGCCAAATCCCTCTACATTACTTCCAGACACTGCTCCCGGGGGAAACAGTTGACACTATGGTGGAGGAAACCAACCGGTATGGGAATCAGCAGCTAGACCTCAGACAGGGACAACTAGGGACATTTTCCAG ATTTCGAAAGTGGCATCCCACAAACAGAGGGGAGATGCTGAAGTTTCTGGCCATTGTGATAGCCATGGGCCTTGTACGACAATCGAATGTTACTGACTACTGGTCTACCAGACCTGTCACCGCAACCCCGTTCTTTTCATCTACCATGTCACGCGatcgttttttgttgttaatgtCTTTTTTCCATCTCAACAATAATGCTAGGTATATTGCCAGAGAAAGTCCTGGCCATGATCCATTATTTAAGCTTGGCACTGTCTATTCTTCTATTCTTTATAAGTTTGCAACTACATACAAGCCCCACCAGTTTATTTCAGTAGACGAGGGTATGGTGCCATGGAGGGGTAACCTTGCTTTCAGTGTATATAGTCCAAACAAACCCATAAAGTACGGCTTAAAAGCTTACATGCTCTGTGACTCTGTGTCTGGCTATTGTTTGCGTTTCAACTTATACACTGGAAGGAGGGTTTCCCTACCATCTGAGCACGGAACAATATATGATCTTGTGATGGATCTGCTCCGTGGCAGGTTCGGGCAAGGTCATGTATTGTTCTGTGACAATTACTATTCCAGCCCTCGTCTATTTATGGACTTGTGGGAGCTTGGTGTGACTGCAGTTGGGACTTGTCGCAAAAACAGGAAAGGCCTCCCCCAGCAACTAAAACTCAAGCAGTTAGCAAACAAAGGTGACACATACATTATGAGTACTGGTCCACTATCTGGAATGAAATACAATGATTCCAATATTGTGTACATCTTAACCACTTCATACACATGTGAAAATGTCACCCACAAGCAGAAAATTAGACCAAAGTGTGTTGTTATGTATGACAAATTCATGGGAGGTGTTGATCGTTCAGATCAGATGGTTGCCAATTTTAGGCTTGACCTGAAGGTTCTGAAGTGGTGGAAGAAGGTGTTCTTCCACATTCTTGGGTTGACTGTGCTGAACTCATACATTAAATATAAAGGCAATGTCAGGAATCCAATGACGCACAAGCAGTTTAGGGAACGCCTTGTTGAGGAGCTTGTCGAGTTGGGGAATATTTGTAATACCATTCCTGCTCCGTTGCCTGGTAGACCAAAATCTCAACCGTTAGACAGGTTAACTGCTAGGAACCACTTCCCAAGGAAACTTGCAGGAATCAACCCTTCAGCAAGGAGATGCATTGTCTGCAATCCTGCTGTTAGGGAGATTCTTGCAAGTAGAGGGGAGAAAAGGAAACGTCCCGGCCATGAGACAGTGTATTTTTGCCCTCACTGTGACGTTTTTCTTTGTGTTGTTccttgttttgaaatatatcacacaAACCAAGATTATATTCTTGCATACAAACGCCAGTATTCTGAGGAATGA
- the LOC128204836 gene encoding putative nuclease HARBI1 codes for MAGVFLPNVRKQRQYRHTPHVQHLDDGEMHERYRFTNDGVAFLEDILKDDIKRDTHRNRALSRQIVLITLRFLATGAFFNVVGDSMGYHKSTVSRVVTHVTDIICKRMKRFIVWPSDEEKNRVKSGFFTSAGFPHVVGCVDGTHIRIQAPSVDEPAYVNRKGYHSINMQAVCDHEGLFTSVNASWPGSCHDAHVFRTSGLCNRLQRDNQCLEDGVLLGDSGYPLRPFLMTPFMNADTPAKERYQLAHTRTRVCIERAFGRLKRRFHVLHSEIRLSPDKACRIATACAILHNVAVMFNMPEVDDVDVIQNIDNNVQDDVGTGTATRDFIVNSNF; via the exons ATGGCAGGtgtatttttaccaaatgtaaGGAAACAGCGCCAGTATAGACATACTCCTCATGTTCAGCATCTTGATGATGGGGAAATGCACGAGAGGTATCGTTTCACAAATGATGGCGTAGCATTTTTGGAGGATATCTTGAAGGATGACATAAAAAGAGACACTCACCGGAATAGAGCCCTCAGT CGACAGATTGTTCTTATAACCCTTCGGTTCCTCGCCACAGGGGCGTTTTTCAATGTTGTAGGAGACAGCATGGGTTACCACAAATCAACAGTTTCTCGTGTGGTAACCCACGTGACAGATATTATTTGCAAAAGAATGAAACGATTCATTGTATGGCCTTCCGACGAAGAGAAGAATAGAGTGAAGAGCGGATTTTTCACATCGGCAGGCTTCCCTCACGTAGTGGGGTGCGTTGACGGGACACACATCCGTATCCAGGCCCCTTCTGTTGATGAGCCAGCTTATGTCAACCGAAAAGGCTATCATAGTATCAACATGCAGGCAGTTTGCGACCATGAag GATTGTTCACAAGTGTCAACGCCAGTTGGCCGGGCTCGTGCCATGATGCACACGTGTTCAGGACATCAGGACTGTGCAACAGGCTACAACGAGACAATCAATGTCTGGAAGATGGGGTGCTTCTTGGAGATAGTGG GTATCCTTTACGGCCATTCCTCATGACGCCGTTTATGAACGCTGACACTCCTGCCAAGGAGAGGTACCAGCTAGCCCATACTAGAACCCGGGTTTGCATAGAAAGGGCCTTTGGTAGGCTAAAGCGGCGCTTCCACGTGCTGCACAGTGAG atcagATTAAGTCCAGACAAGGCCTGTCGCATAGCTACAGCCTGTGCAATTCTACATAATGTAGCAGTCATGTTTAATATGCCAGAGGTAGATGATGTAGATGTCatacaaaacattgataataatgTGCAGGATGATGTTGGTACTGGAACAGCGACacgggattttattgttaacagTAACTTTTAA